A single Mobula hypostoma chromosome 26, sMobHyp1.1, whole genome shotgun sequence DNA region contains:
- the LOC134338049 gene encoding gap junction alpha-4 protein-like codes for MGDWSFLEKLLDEVQEHSTVIGKIWLTVLFIFRILILGTAAEYVWGDEQSDFNCNTAQPGCENVCYDKAFPISHVRYWVLQILFVSTPTLIYLGHVLHISRKEEKLKQKEETLRSQPSKDSQTDLIVKEIERKKQKYGIDESGKIKIKGALMCTYTLSIVSKMIFELSFCFGQWYLYGFVMPAVYVCVRPPCPHIVDCFISRPTEKSIFILFMFAVSLMSLLLNLLEILQLIGKCIIKNVQTNSYKQIYVKPSDFPGSAYMEKESLPVDYMYTAVEGNHGHYQSCNKSSSEQNWTNYTTEQRLADQKFNSMPYNLLRKIPDKTDQTTIQPPRPISPASSQSSRRRQDDVTI; via the coding sequence ATGGGAGACTGGAGTTTCTTGGAAAAGCTCCTCGATGAAGTACAGGAACATTCAACTGTGATCGGTAAAATCTGGCTCACCGTTCTCTTCATCTTTCGGATTCTCATTCTGGGCACGGCTGCAGAGTACGTCTGGGGCGATGAGCAGTCAGATTTTAATTGCAACACAGCACAGCCAGGTTGTGAGAATGTCTGCTATGACAAGGCTTTTCCAATCTCTCACGTCCGCTACTGGGTGCTACAGATCCTCTTTGTGTCAACACCGACACTTATCTACTTAGGCCACGTGTTGCACATATCGAGGAAAGAAGAGAAGCTCAAACAGAAAGAAGAAACCTTGCGGTCCCAGCCTAGCAAAGACAGCCAAACTGACCTCATTGTCAAAGAGATTGAAAGAAAGAAGCAGAAGTATGGCATTGACGAGTCAGGAAAAATCAAAATCAAAGGGGCACTAATGTGCACCTACACACTAAGTATCGTCTCCAAAATGATATTTGAACTGAGCTTTTGCTTTGGGCAGTGGTACTTATATGGCTTCGTAATGCCTGCGGTTTATGTTTGTGTTCGACCACCCTGCCCACATATAGTGGATTGTTTCATATCTCGTCCTACAGAGAAGtccattttcattttatttatgttTGCTGTATCACTGATGTCGCTCCTGCTAAACCTTCTGGAAATACTCCAACTCATTGGCAAGTGTATTATCAAAAACGTTCAGACCAACTCCTATAAACAGATCTATGTAAAACCTTCTGACTTTCCAGGGAGTGCCTATATGGAAAAGGAATCATTGCCTGTGGACTACATGTACACAGCTGTAGAAGGGAATCATGGACATTACCAGAGTTGCAATAAGTCCTCCTCTGAGCAGAACTGGACAAACTACACTACAGAACAAAGACTGGCAGACCAAAAGTTTAATAGCATGCCATATAACCTTTTGAGGAAGATCCCTGACAAAACAGACCAAACCACAATTCAGCCACCCAGGCCTATTAGCCCGGCCAGCAGCCAAAGCAGTAGACGACGGCAAGATGATGTCACAATCTGA